Part of the Paenibacillus kyungheensis genome, AATTCAATTCCAACGTGTGTCATGCTAGCTTCTATTACATGCTAAGCCTTAATCGATGTAATTACCAGAAAAAAATGCTGTTCACAGCAAGTTCCTTACAAATAAGTAGCAAATCATCACTTTTACTTTAGATTACCTACAATAACGGAGGAATAAACATGATTACACTCAGAGAAATGAAAATTGAAGATTATAATGAAATTATTGAGCTTTGGGAGCATACTGAAGGTATGTGGTTAAGCGAAGCCGATTCATTACCTCATATTCAAACATATTTAGAGCGTAATCCTTATTGTTCGTTTGTAGCGGAAGAACAGCTAGATACCCAGACGACTGTTCTAGCAGGAACATTACTTGCCGGTCATGATGGTAGGCGTGGATATATGTATCATCTGGCAGTCGATCCTGCATATCGAGGACAACGAATTGCGACACAATTGATTGAAAAAGCAATGAAAGGCTTAACTGATGCCGGAATCGATAAATGCCATATTTTCGTAATGGCAACAAATGTGGAAGGTCAACACTTCTGGGTAGCAAACGGTTGGGAAAAACGAGATAGTTTTTACGTCTTTTCAAAAGATGTTCCACAACACTAGAATGTTCCACATGAAACATTTTGCAAAACAGCGCTATTTTTGACTGATTTGCAGGAAATATAATTAGCCCTACTGGCTTAAAGGATGGACGACGATTGGATCAACAACATGCAAGTCCGCAATATATTTATACGTACTCTCACCGTCAGGATGAACATTCACTTTGTTATCTGGAAATGAGAGCATTTTTTGGACAGGAAACCGATCAATTTATTCTTAAAAGTGATATCGCTGTTATGCCTAGCCGTAGCCCGTTTATCAAAGAACGCATCGAAGTATTGTACGAAGGCGATACGTTAGAAGAAATATATACTCAAGCAGAACAGATCGATATGCTTGATCAGACATTCAAAGTTGTTTTTGTCAAAATCAACGATCTGGATCAAGATCACAAAATTGAGTATCAAGAACGATTAGGTATTGAACGCGAAATAGGGATGCGTATTCATGGAGAAGCCGATGTGAAGCATCCTCAACATACGTACGGCATTGTTCCTTTTGGTGGACGCTGGTATTTGGGTCATTATTTTAAAAATGAAGCTGTCTGGTTCCACAATATGCGCAAACCGCAAAATTACTCTATTGCTCTCAATACCCGTCTTGCTAGAGCGGCTGCCAATATTTTGGTTCCTAATCCTGTAGGGATCAAAGCTATCGATCCTTGCTGTGGCATCGGCACTGTACTGGTAGAAGCATTATCTATGGATATCGATATTGTGGGACGCGATATCAATCCGCATATTGCACAAGGAGCACGAGCCAATATTAAGCATTTTGGCTTAAAAGGAGAAGTAACTTTAGGCGATATTGCAGATATTACAGAACATTATGATGCGGCAATTGTTGATATGCCTTACAATTTATTTTCAACTACTACTCCTGAAGAACAATTAAGTATTCTACAACATGCTCGCCGAATCGCTGATAAAGTGGTCGTGATCACAATTGAGAATATTGATGAAATGATAGCAACCGCTGGATTCTCGATTACAGATCGTGGAGAAGCGAAAAAAGGAGCTAAAGGCGTATTTTCCCGTCAGATTCTTGTGTGTCATTGATAAGTAGAAACACAGTACAACCCAAAAAAGCATCTGTAGCAGAAATGTCTACAGATGCTTTTTCGTTTTACAAATGAGGTCTGATATGCATGAGTTCCTCCTCATTATTCGTTTACATTGTGTTCATTAGCCACTTCATTTGTTTTGCGTTCAATATGCTCATCTTCGCCTAAATAAAAGCGTCGAATCGGATTGATATTATCATCTAGTTCATACACAAGTGGAATACCTGTCGGAATATTAAGTTCGGTTAATGTTTTTTCATCAATATCTTCTAAATATTTAATTAAAGCACGTAAAGTGTTGCCATGAGCGGCTATTAAAATATGTTCTTTTTTCTGAATCAAAGGAACAATACAGTCATGCCAGAACTCTCCAACACGTTCTACTGTATCTTTGAGACTTTCGCCATATGGAATCTGATCGTCTGGAATCTCGTTGTACCGTACTTCATGACGTGGACTACGTGGATCATTTTTTTCCAATAAAGGAGGACGAACCGTAAGACTTCTGCGCCAGAGTTGAAGTTGTTCTTCTCCATATTTCTTAGCAGTATCAATTTTACTTAATCCTTGCAAAGCTCCATAATGACGCTCATTTAATTTCCATGACTTCTGTTCAGGAATCCATAGCAAATCCAGTTCGTCGAGTATGTAGTGCATAGTCTGAATCGAACGTTTTAACACTGAAGAAAAAGCAAGATCAAATGTATATCCTGCTTCTTTTATTAATTGTCCAGCTATTCTTGCTTCTTCTATTCCACGATCACTAAGCGCTACATCGGTCCATCCTGTAAACAAATTCTGTTGATTATATACACTTTCTCCATGACGAACAAGAATAATTTTGTACATTAGTCTCTACTCCTTTTTCTTTACTTCTTCTAATGGAGAAGTATCTATACTCTTTAACCCACATTATGCTTTTACGTAACCATTTGCAACTAACGCTCAATTGACTGCATTTTACTGTACACCCTTCTGAATAGAAAATGCTAAAATACAAATGAGGTATGATGTTAGACAAGATATTGTAAGATGAGGAGGCACTATACGATGATACCGCCTAATATGACAGAGCAAGTGATACATACGCGTACTAAATTACGCAAAGAAACATTAATCTCGGTGCTAGATGAATTTGATCGTAAAATTATGACGTTGAGCCCACCCAAAAGAGCAGAGAAATATCGCAAAATGAGCACGTCTGCTTTTTCTTTTTTCCGCGGAAGTTCGTATTTGTTTTACTTTGATGCGACCCGCCATTACTTTCCTTATCATACTTCTACCGAACGTCCTACATGGATTCAAGGAGATTTGCATTTCGAAAATTTTGGTGCTTTTCGTAATGAATCGAAGCAGATTGTGTATGATGTCAATGATTTTGATGAAGGGTATATCGGTTCATATCTGTATGATGTGCTACGCATGTCGGTCAGTATCGCATTAGTTGGACGACAGCTTCAATATACCGATGAGCAACAATTGCACCTGTTAGAACATTATGTTAAAGGTTATCACAAACAAATCTCTTGTTTTGTAGAAGACAAAGACGATCCCGCCAAATTTGTTATGAATGAAAACAAAGCTAAAGGCCCTGTACGCAAATTGTTACGGAAGTTAGAAAAACGCCGTAACGGGCATTTCCTAGAAAAAGTTACTGCGGTTATGCAAAGTGATCGTGTTTTTCAAGAAACTGCGGAATTGGTTACTCCTTCTGAACAAGAACATACATTGTTAGAGCAAGCATGGGATTTTTATCAACAGACTTTAGTCTGTCATCAAGGCGAAGCAGATCATTATCGGATCAAAGATATTGCGATTAAGCATGGTTCCGGTACTGCTTCAATCGGGCTGGATCGGTATTATGTATTGATCGAAGGTGGGCTACGAGGAGCAGGCGAAGATGATGCTGTATTGGAAGTAAAAGAAGTACGGACTCCTGTGCCTGCTTATTTTCTACCTTATGCCGATTCATTCTGGCAGACATTTAGCCATCAAGGTAAGCGTGTAACTACAACACAACAAGCGATGCATCACAAAGCCGATCCTTATCTTGGTTTTCTGACGTTAGACGGTCGAGATTTCTATGTGCGAGAACGTTCACCTTACAAAAAGCGTCTAAAATTAGAAGATATCGAAACGATAGAAGATATGGAAAGTGTACTCAGTACAATGTCTAAATTAACTGCCAAAATGCATGCACGTGCTGATGCCGATGTGAACAAAGGCATTCTGCCATATCATAGTGAAAAAGAAATTCTAAAAGCGATGGGACGCAAACCCGAAGCGTTTGTGCAACATATTTCACGTTGGGCGTTCGCTTATGCCGATCAGGTCGAGAAAGATTATGCGATTTTCTGTGACTGGGCGCAGACATTTCAAACGCAATAAGAGATCACCTATATAATGTAACCATAAAAGGGACAGTTTATCGTAACGATAGATCTGTCCCTGTTTTACTTTTTCGTTCTATTTCAGCTATATCAGTAGAACGGTTATGAATAGATCACTCGACCTGCATCACTTAATACATATTGAGTATCCAGATACGCTCTACTTTCTGATACAAGACGACGTACACGCTCGATATCCACACCTACCAACTGACCATGTTGCTTCATCAGACGACCGCCAACGAATACAGTATCTACATTCGATGGATTAGTGAATTGAACTACGGCTCCAATAGGATCGATAACCGGAAATAGATTCAAATCTGTATTCAGATCAGAAGTGCTAATCATGATTATATCCGCTTGTTTGCCCGGTGTTAATTGACCAATTTGAGAATCTAATTGTAATGCTTTGGCTCCACCTACTGTAGCGAACTCAAGCACTTGCTGAGATAATAGATTCAATTCACCTGGCATATTACCACTATTCAGAATCTCTTCATTGACTCGTGCCCGTTCTGCTTGCAACATAAATTTCATTTGTGCAAATAAATCACCACCGGTTGAAGTCACTACATCTACGCCCAGTGAAGGCATTCCACCTTGTTCTAAGAAAAATCCAGTTGCAGGATATCCATGTCCCATCATCATTTCAACTTCAGGGGTTACCGATAACGATGCTCCTGTATCTGCTAGCATTTTATATTCTTCCGTCATCATTTTGTTGCCATGTACCATATTAAGATCGGGTCCAAGTAATCCTGCTTCATATAGCTTGGTGACTGAATGATCGACAGCTCCCCAGTTGCCAAATCCGATATGCATCGAACAGATCGCTTCCAGTTGGCGGGCGATGCCGATTTCAGTAACCGTAGTATCCCAATGGCTAAATTCAGAGCCACGTATCGCTAGCCCCATCGTTAACAATTGATCTTGCGAAGTAAAATATTGCTTTTTGACACGCTCTGCATCAGAGATCACCAATCGACTATCTCGATTCCAATATTCTGTCTCGCCCGGCACACCAAGAGCAAATACAGAGCGTATCCCTGCTTCTTGTAATCCCCGAATCAACTCATCGGTATGTTCTGGAGAATAAGGCATACTCCAATCCAGTACTGTTGTGACACCAGCATGAAGCGCTTCTAAAGAACCAAGCAAGTTGGCGATATAACTGTCTTGAGGACGTAATCGACTTCCCAACCCACCATAGTATAAATTTTGCAAATAGACAGGCAGTGACCAATTGGTTCCTGCTGTACGTACTAGCGATTCCCACATATGCCGATGAGTATCTACTAAGCCCGGCATAATAATATGTTCTGACGCATCAATAATATGATAAGCGGATTCATCAAGTTGTAGATTATTTCCTATAGCTTCAATCGTTGAACCGTTAATCACTACATCTGCTTTCTTTACGTTACCAATCGCATGATCCATAGACAACACAGTTCCACTTTTTAAAATATAGCCCTTTTTCTTCATCTTTAATTCCTCCTTTTTCCTTTTTTAAGAATAAATAGATGTTACTTATTTATCATAACTCATTATTCTAGTTAACTCAATAAAAGGAAGTTACTTAACTTTATAAAGCATTTGATTTCCAATTTATTTGATACGAATGCACAAGCTTGCTATAACGGCTACAGTAAGCACTAATGCACTATATATAAAGGACTGAGTAGGATGTAAAGACAGTATATAGACTGACCAAATTGGTGCAACACTTGTGCCTGCAAAAAGGAAAAAGGTATATACAGAAACAGCAATTCCGCGATAACTCCCTCCCAATTGTCCAACTAAAGCCACTAAAGAAGGCACAGCAATCGCAATACCTGCGACAAAAATTACGCTACATATAACGATTAATACTAAGTGATGTAGCCAGCCCATCATCAATAGGCTTATAATTCCTAGTCCAAGTCCCAAAAGCAACGTATTTCGTACCCCTATTTTACGAGAAATCGTCCCTGAAAATGGTGAACATATCATTCCTAAAATCCCTATCATTCGAATCCATAACATTTGCAAAGGTGTTACCCCGAAAACATCACTTTGCAAATTATTTCCTAGTAATATGTACATTACAATAAAAGAAAATAACAAAAGGAAGGCGATGATATACGTAAATATCAGATTTCTTTGCCTAATAACAATCGTTAATTGCTTAAGATAAGACCAGATGTTGAGGTCAGGTTGTTGAATACTATCTTGGGTTAATCCTATTTTAAGCCAAAGTATTGTCAATATATAAAGAACTCCAAATAGTATAAATATCAGATTCCATCCGTAATACGTACTGATCCAGCTTGAAATGACCTGTCCTAAAATTCCTGCGATCAGGAAGCCTGTACTAATAAACCCGATAGTAGTTACTTTACGATGATTAGGAAATATAGCTACAACATAGGCAAGTGCTACAGGTGAAAAAGAAGCTGCCGCTAATCCTTGTACACTTCTGAGTAGCAATAAAATCACAAAATGATGAGTATA contains:
- a CDS encoding GNAT family N-acetyltransferase, whose product is MITLREMKIEDYNEIIELWEHTEGMWLSEADSLPHIQTYLERNPYCSFVAEEQLDTQTTVLAGTLLAGHDGRRGYMYHLAVDPAYRGQRIATQLIEKAMKGLTDAGIDKCHIFVMATNVEGQHFWVANGWEKRDSFYVFSKDVPQH
- a CDS encoding TRM11 family SAM-dependent methyltransferase, giving the protein MDQQHASPQYIYTYSHRQDEHSLCYLEMRAFFGQETDQFILKSDIAVMPSRSPFIKERIEVLYEGDTLEEIYTQAEQIDMLDQTFKVVFVKINDLDQDHKIEYQERLGIEREIGMRIHGEADVKHPQHTYGIVPFGGRWYLGHYFKNEAVWFHNMRKPQNYSIALNTRLARAAANILVPNPVGIKAIDPCCGIGTVLVEALSMDIDIVGRDINPHIAQGARANIKHFGLKGEVTLGDIADITEHYDAAIVDMPYNLFSTTTPEEQLSILQHARRIADKVVVITIENIDEMIATAGFSITDRGEAKKGAKGVFSRQILVCH
- the gpmA gene encoding 2,3-diphosphoglycerate-dependent phosphoglycerate mutase, producing MYKIILVRHGESVYNQQNLFTGWTDVALSDRGIEEARIAGQLIKEAGYTFDLAFSSVLKRSIQTMHYILDELDLLWIPEQKSWKLNERHYGALQGLSKIDTAKKYGEEQLQLWRRSLTVRPPLLEKNDPRSPRHEVRYNEIPDDQIPYGESLKDTVERVGEFWHDCIVPLIQKKEHILIAAHGNTLRALIKYLEDIDEKTLTELNIPTGIPLVYELDDNINPIRRFYLGEDEHIERKTNEVANEHNVNE
- a CDS encoding DUF2252 domain-containing protein, which codes for MIPPNMTEQVIHTRTKLRKETLISVLDEFDRKIMTLSPPKRAEKYRKMSTSAFSFFRGSSYLFYFDATRHYFPYHTSTERPTWIQGDLHFENFGAFRNESKQIVYDVNDFDEGYIGSYLYDVLRMSVSIALVGRQLQYTDEQQLHLLEHYVKGYHKQISCFVEDKDDPAKFVMNENKAKGPVRKLLRKLEKRRNGHFLEKVTAVMQSDRVFQETAELVTPSEQEHTLLEQAWDFYQQTLVCHQGEADHYRIKDIAIKHGSGTASIGLDRYYVLIEGGLRGAGEDDAVLEVKEVRTPVPAYFLPYADSFWQTFSHQGKRVTTTQQAMHHKADPYLGFLTLDGRDFYVRERSPYKKRLKLEDIETIEDMESVLSTMSKLTAKMHARADADVNKGILPYHSEKEILKAMGRKPEAFVQHISRWAFAYADQVEKDYAIFCDWAQTFQTQ
- a CDS encoding amidohydrolase family protein, encoding MKKKGYILKSGTVLSMDHAIGNVKKADVVINGSTIEAIGNNLQLDESAYHIIDASEHIIMPGLVDTHRHMWESLVRTAGTNWSLPVYLQNLYYGGLGSRLRPQDSYIANLLGSLEALHAGVTTVLDWSMPYSPEHTDELIRGLQEAGIRSVFALGVPGETEYWNRDSRLVISDAERVKKQYFTSQDQLLTMGLAIRGSEFSHWDTTVTEIGIARQLEAICSMHIGFGNWGAVDHSVTKLYEAGLLGPDLNMVHGNKMMTEEYKMLADTGASLSVTPEVEMMMGHGYPATGFFLEQGGMPSLGVDVVTSTGGDLFAQMKFMLQAERARVNEEILNSGNMPGELNLLSQQVLEFATVGGAKALQLDSQIGQLTPGKQADIIMISTSDLNTDLNLFPVIDPIGAVVQFTNPSNVDTVFVGGRLMKQHGQLVGVDIERVRRLVSESRAYLDTQYVLSDAGRVIYS
- a CDS encoding MFS transporter, with protein sequence MKINNKNSTLAEVNYSKMTILLCWTGMVIMCSLYLTIPLSSTFITQFNINSAQAGLTGSLFSLGFAIGCLFYGALADKYGRKKVMTIGLCALALITMLIGYTHHFVILLLLRSVQGLAAASFSPVALAYVVAIFPNHRKVTTIGFISTGFLIAGILGQVISSWISTYYGWNLIFILFGVLYILTILWLKIGLTQDSIQQPDLNIWSYLKQLTIVIRQRNLIFTYIIAFLLLFSFIVMYILLGNNLQSDVFGVTPLQMLWIRMIGILGMICSPFSGTISRKIGVRNTLLLGLGLGIISLLMMGWLHHLVLIVICSVIFVAGIAIAVPSLVALVGQLGGSYRGIAVSVYTFFLFAGTSVAPIWSVYILSLHPTQSFIYSALVLTVAVIASLCIRIK